GATTTTTTCTTATGAGAATGGGATTGACAGCGGAATACCGCAGATCAATCGGACTGGCTTTGGTCATATTGCTTTTGAAGTAAATGACGTAGATGCTGTGCTCAAGGCATTATTGGCTGCTGGCGGTGGTCAGATTGGGGAACGGATTGTAGCCGACTATCCGGATAATGTGGTGGCAACCTTTGTATATGCCACCGATCCCGAAGGTAATATTGTAGAACTTCAAAACTGGGGAACTCGCTAATCAATATGGTAAGGGAATCGGATGAGGAAAAACAAACCTAATTTGG
This is a stretch of genomic DNA from Acetobacterium woodii DSM 1030. It encodes these proteins:
- a CDS encoding VOC family protein; the encoded protein is MKCKFTHTNIIAKDWKKLSQFYQEVFGCVPVPPERDLHGDWINRLTGLKGAHIRGEHLRLPGYEENLPTLEIFSYENGIDSGIPQINRTGFGHIAFEVNDVDAVLKALLAAGGGQIGERIVADYPDNVVATFVYATDPEGNIVELQNWGTR